The following are encoded in a window of Armatimonadota bacterium genomic DNA:
- a CDS encoding VOC family protein: MPNFEFEGGMTAAYEVSDVSKSIAWYQDVMGFTLQYHLEEMGWCEMASSVPRVNVGLSQVEKPKVEGGPTLTWGVKDIDAARSELESKGVKFDGETTEIPDMVKLATFFDPDGNHLMLYQDLSK, encoded by the coding sequence ATGCCGAATTTTGAATTTGAAGGCGGTATGACAGCCGCTTATGAAGTGAGCGACGTCAGCAAGAGCATCGCTTGGTACCAGGACGTGATGGGATTCACGCTGCAGTACCACCTGGAAGAGATGGGCTGGTGCGAGATGGCGTCGAGCGTCCCGAGGGTCAACGTCGGCCTCTCACAGGTTGAAAAGCCCAAGGTCGAGGGCGGTCCGACCCTGACCTGGGGCGTGAAGGACATCGACGCAGCAAGGTCGGAATTGGAGTCGAAAGGGGTCAAATTCGACGGCGAGACCACGGAAATCCCGGACATGGTCAAGCTCGCCACCTTCTTTGACCCTGACGGAAACCACCTGATGCTGTACCAGGACCTTTCCAAATAA
- a CDS encoding winged helix-turn-helix transcriptional regulator, whose translation MKKSVLLRDLFHRRWAMPALALLSRLRGAKFVTLHRELGASVGSMRQTIDSLIEAGWVMKNPGYGHPMRPEYILTGRGLAVGECCRELWSALTSLSACEVALSKWSMPIVFALSHRELRFGEIRSLCPGVTDRVLTQALKGLSAGGLVERSVEDTYPPTVSYCVSGDARRLLPDLILLASRLAPVD comes from the coding sequence ATGAAGAAGTCTGTTTTGTTGCGGGACTTGTTTCACCGGCGTTGGGCGATGCCCGCGTTGGCGCTGCTGTCTCGATTGCGGGGTGCGAAGTTCGTTACGCTGCACCGCGAGTTGGGAGCCTCTGTGGGGTCGATGCGGCAGACTATTGACTCTCTGATCGAGGCGGGGTGGGTGATGAAGAACCCTGGGTACGGTCACCCGATGCGCCCGGAGTACATCTTGACCGGGCGAGGTTTGGCCGTTGGTGAATGCTGCCGCGAACTTTGGTCAGCGCTGACTTCCCTTTCTGCCTGCGAGGTCGCGCTTTCAAAGTGGTCCATGCCGATCGTGTTCGCGTTGTCTCACCGCGAGTTGCGGTTTGGTGAAATCCGTTCGTTGTGCCCTGGTGTTACGGATCGCGTTTTGACTCAAGCGCTCAAGGGGCTTTCGGCGGGTGGTTTGGTAGAGCGTTCTGTCGAAGACACTTACCCGCCGACGGTTTCGTACTGCGTCTCCGGCGATGCTCGTCGGTTGTTGCCAGATTTAATTCTGCTGGCAAGTAGACTCGCGCCTGTCGATTAG